The sequence GcttgcctctcttagcgagaggtcaagaGTCCGACTTCGCTAGACTGCAATATTACATTCAGTGTTATCCCTGACCTGAAGTTTTCACCCAGGTCGCTTTTCGCTTACTGTGAGAGCAGCGGGACGGGTTATGCAACTACGTGAGATGAACGCGTTACGCGTTGGTGGTTTAGTTTCCCtggtgatcccaaactgatgtaaTAAAAAAAACTATCAATTGTATACATACTATACAAAGACTATCTTCTCAATTATCTATTATCTCTAATTTCTAAttaatttacatattaactaatagacaaaagttatgaattgtAACCAGAgtcattttcgacttttcaccttttttttctttttaattttaactaaatttcattttaccaacaaagcccctcacacttttttgaaaaattcaaatcaactctccaaacagggggtaaagtgtcaaataactattttcataaaaaatcttaaataaactccacccaaatattcaacgggtcgtatcttctcgctcgcaacgagttaaatttttccgacaccatcgttaaactcgaaataattttaggaacacaatgtcattagctatacgcaaaacggacgctttttaaaaaacgctaaatatttggggtacttttcatacacgttgattttgcgttaaatttttaaaatgtTGAATAATGAAACCCCGTAGGTTATTATGCTTTATTGACACACTATTTATAGAGAGTACAAGGTAACCTAGAAACCCTAAGCCCACAAACGGGACGGGCTTAATCTATgctctaacactcccccgcagtccgaacgCTGAAATCGCGAAAATTCGGACTGGAACAAaacaataaacaataaataaagacGTAAAAAGAAACTTTTTTTCTCATTTGTTGCACCGAATAGCCTGATATTCGTTGATAGAGATGCAGATTTCTTGACGGCTTCTCCTTTTCCGTAACGTTTTTTTTCCTTTTACGCCGTGGCTTGCTGTGCCGAAGGATCAAGTACCGCTTTGATATGCTACTTTTGTCGACGATAACAATATTATTCAATGCTGCAAATAAGATTTTTTGACAAAATATTCTCTCTTTTTTTTggggggtttggaacctagtcaagctagacGGCTCAGCTCCACGCTGATTACAATTTATTTATTCCTTTATTTTAgagaataacaaaaataataatacgtAGTAATAAATAAGGATGAAGTTTGGTAGATGCTAGGCGGCGGCTTCGAGATATCATACATGTATTTTCTTCCGTATCATAAcatccaaaaccaaaaccaaacacatattaaatagaaaacataaaataataaaagagataTTAGGAGGATCCACTTGAGAGATCAGAAAATATTGCAACATTAGTAATTCGAGGTTACGAATAAGCAAAGAAGATGCGACGGCCGAAGGTGTAAgagtgatttttttttattttttatttttgttagaACATTGGAAGATTGTTTGGAAGaaaggaaaaaagaaaaagaaaaaaagaaaaagaaaataggaAGATGAAGAATGATACGACTTTGAGATTGATTAGGTTTAGTTTTGACGGGGCGACATAGAGACAGCGGCTCGTGGAGGCCGATTATGTCTCAAATTCAAACTTAAGCTCTGATTACCATGTTGAATAATGAAACCCCGTATGTTATTATGCTTTATTGACACACTATTTATAGAGAGTACAAGGTAACCTAGAAACCCTAAGCCCACAAACGGGCCGGGCCTAATATATACTCTAacataaaagtcgacaattccatagcgaaacgcggagatgcaattatattgttaatttaaaataacatttaaatttctcacgggttataccttttagttcgactcgagttgcgcttcaacgacatcatcgttagctacaaaataattttactaaacgcaattaaatacattgaaaaccgaacccccgtcgcgaagcgagggttcgataactagtttaATCAATTAGAAAAAATCGAAAACACTGTTCTCACGTTTATTATTAGATAGTTAGAtagattaaattaaataataaatcaaAATCGAAATCGAAATCCATTTTACTCCGTATTAGATAGATTTAAAAATTGGGCCTACAGTACAAGCCCAATACGAGAAACACGTCCAATTATACACACCCAAGCCCTTGTAATCTACACTATATTAACATCTAGGGTtttatctcttcttcttcttctcaaccGGAGCTACGTTAGAATCAGCAGCAGCAGCCGACACCCGGATTCAAGGTCTTTCTAGTTTTATATCGTATAAGTGTTTAATTGATTTATTAATGATTCAATCTCGCTGTATCATTTTTGATGTTCGTGATGTTTAATTAGTTGCGTTATGATTTGGTTTACAGTTTGATTCAAAAGTGTAAGAAATGGAGGGCGCAACTATTGTTGATGACGGTAAATCTCGCTCTGATATTTTGTTATTCAACCGATGGAGCTACGACGACGTTCaggttatttttttatttaattttaattttaatctaatttaatttaattccatttttttttttttttgctactaTATGTCTATATGTATGTGTTAAGCTATTTGATAATTACAAGGTTTATCCATTTAGTGTTTCACCTGTTATGCTGTGTTAATTGATATTTTTGACTGTATAATTGAGTTTCATTTAGACTTTAATTAATATacattatacaaatatagttatgtGTTTTTGCTTAAAGACTTATAGATTACACTTTACAGTTAGATGgttgtatatgtataatataaatatataatgaaaTTGTGCTGTAGTTTATTGCGAGTGTTTTAGTTGAATACTGTTACAGTATATAGTTTTGgatacatttttattttattttatatagtcTACTTCATATCTGAATTTTGAACCTGTTTTTGTGTACATAGTTAAAGTTGTGAATTGTGTTTTACTTTTGGATGAGATATTATCATAAATTCAATAAATACAGATTCTTAGTTATAAGATTTGAAAATGTGTTTGAATATTGATGTTGGTAAAGCTATTTAGTAAATGTAAGTGAAAATGCTTGTCAATTGTATTGAAAATATTTTGTTTAATCTGAGATGGCATTTTGTTTGTATTAACAGGTTCCTGATCTTTCTGTTGAGGATTACATCACTGCGACTGCTTCAAAGCACCCTAAATTCATGCCTCATTCAGCTGGAAGGTACCAAGCAAGGCGATTCAGGAAGGCTCAGTGCCCAATTGTTGAGCGTTTGACCAACTCCCTCATGATGCACGGGAGAAACAATGGTAAGAAGTTGATGGCTGTTCGCATTGTTAAACACGCTATGGAGATTATTCATCTCTTGACTGACGCCAACCCCATTCAAATCATCGTTGATGCTGTCATCAACAGGTATACATATAGTCTTTAGCTGTTTTAAGCTAGTTGTTTAAATTAAAATGATGCATTTTTGGTTAGTGATAGATGTTAATTGATAATGTTGTTGAAAAATGGCAGTGGACCGAGAGAAGATGCTACAAGAATTGGTTCTGCTGGTGTTGTAAGGCGTCAGGCTGTTGATATCTCGCCTTTAAGGCGTGTTAACCAGGCTATCTATCTTCTTACAACCGGTGCCCGAGAAAGTGCGTTCCGGAATGTCAAGACTATTGCTGAGTGTCTTGCTGATGAGCTTATCAATGCTGCTAAGGGTTCTTCTAACAGGTACACACAACAACTCTTTGTTTCATATATCTTTTAACAGGTCATACACGGGTCAAGTCTGATTTAATAATGTGGGAAGGTTGTTTTCAAAACCTTTGGTCAACAAAAACAAGCATTCCCTAGGATTGAAGTGTTAATTTTGTTTCCATTAAATTGTGGAGTAATACCgagtattaaattatgaattatgattCAGAGACTAAGTTTTGTTGTGATAGTTATGTTTTGACTACTTTTGATTCGACCGGTTTTCTTTTTATATAATCTTACAAGTATGTTTTGAATTATTTGCGTAACATTGTTGACAGAAAGCATTCGGTGGATTATTTGATCTGTTATGTGTAGTAGATATGTTAATACGTTAAAAATAATTGTATCCATATTAATAAGTTGTTTGTGATTTTGGCGCAGTTATGCAATCAAGAAGAAAGATGAGATCGAGCGAGTCGCCAAGGCTAATCGTTAAGGAATTATTCTGGTGTTTGTTCAAGTATTTTTTCTTTTAAATCATGTGATGAAAAGTTATGGACTCGAGTGTTATGTTATATGGATTTTGAGTTAGATTTTCTGTATTCGCTTTTGATGCCCCTAGTTGGTCCTTTTCTTTATGCAAATCAAATACCTAATGTTGAAGATTCTATCAAGTTTTATCATCATTCATGCATGTTTTCAATAGTTTTACTTCCCACTATATAGAAGCTTATGTTTTAAGATCCTATAAAATGTGTTTTGTGCGTAAAATTTTATGATATTTCTTGGATTGATATATCAACCTAATAACAAAACATGCTAAATAAGGTGATAGAGATTATATTGTTACAAGATACACCGACTAAATAGTTACAATGCTTGTGTTTTAAAACATTCTTAACGTGGAAAACATAAGTAACTCAGTTTTTAGGAGATGGCGAAACATGGATTTAGTCGTCTTCTCCTTGCTCTTCATCCTCTTCACCATCTAGCCCGACTTCCTCGTAGTCCTTCTCGAGTGCTGCAAGATCCTCACGGGCTTCCGAGAATTCCCCTTCTTCCATTCCTTCACCAACATACCAATGTACGAATGCTCGTTTTGCGTACATCAGGTCAAACTTATGGTCGATTCTGTTGAAAACTTCACCCACTGCTGTATTGTTGCTTATCATGGCTACTGCACGCTTCGTCTTTGCAAGATCACCGCCAGGCACCGTTGTTGGAGACTGGTAGTTGATTCCACACTTGAAACCTGTTGGACACCTGCAAATGCACACAAAATTGAGTTATTTTATATGTGAAAGAGAACTTTCTTTAGTTTTCGCTGCCAAAAAAGGTGTAATTTTCGTGAAATATTATTTAATACAGAAAAaattatttaaagtcaaagttgaaaaaGAAAGACTTCAAAAGTTAAATTGAGATAGTAATTCGGGGACGGATGGAATATAATATTGACAAAAAGAGAAGCTTACCAGTCGACAAACTGAacggtacgtttcgttttaatcgAACCAATAGCAGTATTAACATCTTTAGGAACAACATCACCACGATACATCAAACAACAAGCCATGTACTTCCCATGTCTCGGGT comes from Rutidosis leptorrhynchoides isolate AG116_Rl617_1_P2 chromosome 4, CSIRO_AGI_Rlap_v1, whole genome shotgun sequence and encodes:
- the LOC139844128 gene encoding small ribosomal subunit protein uS7-like, with product MEGATIVDDGKSRSDILLFNRWSYDDVQVPDLSVEDYITATASKHPKFMPHSAGRYQARRFRKAQCPIVERLTNSLMMHGRNNGKKLMAVRIVKHAMEIIHLLTDANPIQIIVDAVINSGPREDATRIGSAGVVRRQAVDISPLRRVNQAIYLLTTGARESAFRNVKTIAECLADELINAAKGSSNSYAIKKKDEIERVAKANR